In one Moritella sp. 5 genomic region, the following are encoded:
- a CDS encoding LysM peptidoglycan-binding domain-containing protein, producing MKFKLSIPVLILLTGCQMMPEDRSNDEQTTITPVVAQSQEASNKESGLDSIAAEEEKIAKLIIAEDVTVKPIDNVWVRISEQMSIPIPDNARIAKHRNWYLKHPQHLKTVSQRAEPFLYLIVEELERRNLPLELALLPVVESAFDPFAYSHGSASGMWQFVPGTAKRFGLEQNWWYDGRRDVLASTSAALTYMEYLNRRFKGDWLAALASYNSGEGRVGRSIKRNQKAGLPTDFWSLSLPKETEAYVPKLLALADILQNPEKYHVTLPVIDNEPAIQQVDVDSQIDLALAADLAGMEVTQLQRLNPGFNQWATAPNGPHTLLIPNDNVEKFKTALARTDAKGRLNWVRYKVKPGDSLSEVAQNYNTSSKIIASVNNLDSSTIKIGQALLIPMAAKELDYYKFSESSRITRRQEKPAGRFKVVHKVQSGDNLWDISRAYKVNYKSLAKWNNIAPRDTLKVNQKLVVWQGKKQGSTNGKGVMRNITYKVRPGDSLARIANKFNVRVKDLVRWNGLANQKYIQPGQALRLYIDVTKVNT from the coding sequence ATGAAATTTAAATTATCCATTCCGGTATTGATATTACTGACCGGGTGTCAAATGATGCCTGAAGATCGTAGTAACGATGAGCAAACAACTATAACGCCTGTCGTTGCCCAATCTCAAGAAGCCAGTAATAAAGAGAGCGGTTTAGATAGTATTGCAGCAGAAGAAGAAAAAATTGCGAAACTTATTATTGCCGAAGACGTTACTGTCAAGCCAATTGATAATGTTTGGGTGCGTATTTCTGAGCAAATGAGCATTCCGATTCCCGATAATGCGCGTATTGCAAAGCACCGTAATTGGTACTTGAAGCATCCACAGCACTTAAAAACAGTATCACAGCGTGCAGAACCGTTTCTATATCTTATTGTTGAAGAACTCGAGCGTCGTAACTTACCGCTAGAACTAGCGCTATTACCTGTCGTTGAAAGTGCATTTGACCCCTTTGCCTACTCACACGGCAGTGCATCGGGTATGTGGCAATTCGTTCCAGGTACAGCGAAACGTTTCGGCCTCGAACAAAACTGGTGGTACGATGGCCGTCGTGATGTACTGGCATCAACCAGCGCCGCATTAACCTATATGGAATACCTAAACCGCCGATTTAAAGGTGACTGGTTGGCTGCCCTAGCCTCTTACAATTCCGGTGAAGGTCGTGTTGGACGTTCTATTAAGCGTAACCAAAAAGCCGGTCTACCGACTGATTTCTGGTCCCTGTCTCTGCCAAAAGAAACAGAGGCATACGTCCCTAAATTATTAGCACTTGCTGATATTTTACAAAACCCAGAAAAATACCATGTCACGCTGCCAGTGATCGATAATGAGCCTGCAATTCAGCAAGTTGACGTTGACAGTCAAATCGATTTAGCACTTGCTGCTGACTTAGCGGGCATGGAAGTCACTCAGTTACAACGTCTTAATCCAGGTTTCAACCAATGGGCAACGGCACCAAATGGACCACATACGTTATTAATTCCGAATGATAATGTAGAAAAATTTAAAACTGCATTAGCAAGAACTGACGCAAAAGGTCGTCTAAACTGGGTTCGCTATAAAGTGAAGCCAGGCGATAGCCTAAGCGAGGTTGCACAAAACTATAATACCTCAAGCAAGATCATTGCCTCGGTTAATAATCTAGACAGCAGTACAATCAAGATCGGACAAGCGTTACTTATCCCAATGGCCGCGAAAGAACTCGATTATTATAAATTTAGCGAATCATCACGTATCACGCGCCGCCAAGAAAAACCAGCAGGCCGTTTTAAAGTTGTACATAAAGTACAATCAGGTGATAACTTATGGGATATTTCACGGGCCTATAAAGTTAACTACAAAAGTTTGGCCAAATGGAATAATATCGCGCCTAGAGATACACTGAAGGTCAATCAAAAGCTCGTGGTTTGGCAAGGTAAAAAACAAGGGAGCACTAATGGCAAAGGTGTTATGCGTAATATCACCTATAAAGTCCGTCCAGGCGATTCGCTTGCACGTATTGCCAATAAGTTTAATGTCAGAGTTAAAGACCTTGTAAGGTGGAATGGACTGGCTAATCAGAAGTATATCCAACCAGGGCAAGCATTGCGCCTTTATATTGATGTAACAAAAGTAAATACCTAG
- a CDS encoding chalcone isomerase family protein — MNKLATLASAMLLSFSVNAAQEVSGVSVPDNVSLEGASLNYQGAGVRSKFFIDLYVGSLFTQKVNKDVVKSQDVSAIRLNIISGLITSEKMVSAINDGFDGATAGNTAPISAEIAEFIGVFSEEIAKGDQFTLVSSPGKGLVTYKNNEKLSTINNDVFRQAVLSIWLGDKPADDDLKDDMLGL, encoded by the coding sequence ATGAATAAATTAGCAACTCTAGCGTCTGCAATGCTATTAAGTTTCTCTGTAAATGCTGCACAGGAAGTGTCAGGTGTTTCAGTTCCAGATAATGTATCTCTTGAAGGCGCATCACTTAATTATCAAGGTGCGGGGGTTCGTAGTAAATTCTTTATTGATCTGTACGTTGGTTCGCTATTTACACAAAAAGTGAATAAAGATGTAGTAAAAAGCCAAGATGTAAGTGCAATTCGTCTGAATATTATTTCTGGGTTGATTACGTCAGAGAAAATGGTATCGGCGATTAATGACGGTTTTGATGGTGCAACTGCAGGTAATACAGCGCCAATTTCAGCTGAAATTGCAGAGTTCATTGGTGTATTTAGCGAAGAGATTGCTAAAGGTGATCAATTTACTTTAGTGAGTTCGCCAGGCAAAGGCTTAGTAACGTATAAAAATAATGAAAAGTTATCGACGATTAATAACGACGTTTTTCGTCAAGCTGTGTTGTCTATCTGGTTAGGTGATAAACCTGCTGATGATGATCTGAAAGACGATATGCTTGGTTTATAA
- a CDS encoding sodium:alanine symporter family protein yields the protein MTEVIDFINGLLWGSVLIYLLIGTGLYFTFKLGFIQFRHFTHMFSVLAGSRKSSSEGVSSFQALCTSLAARVGTGNLAGVAVAITAGGPGAVFWMWLIAVIGMATSFAESALAQLFKTKDADGNFRGGPAYYMEKGLGRRWMGVVFSVCLIVAFGLVFNAVQSDAIANSMHNAFGFDKTIVGIVLVVFTSVIIFGGLRMIGAFAEIVVPFMALAYILIAFVVVAMNISEIPAIFELIIKSAFGLEEAAGGALGVAMMQGIKRGLFSNEAGMGSAPNAAASAAPFPNHPASQGYVQMLGVFIDTIVICTATASIILLSDLGDTSGIGGIELTQHALSSHVGGWGSTFVAIAILFFAFTSIVANYSYAETSILFLNRDSKVMVWIFRAAVLGMVMFGAVAKSTLIWNMADASMGLMALVNIIAILMLSKYVIIVAKDYNKQLAEGKTPTFDSAEYPEIDKKINSEIWNSKFKK from the coding sequence ATGACGGAAGTTATCGACTTTATCAATGGGCTGCTGTGGGGCTCTGTACTGATTTATTTACTTATCGGTACGGGTCTGTATTTTACCTTTAAATTAGGTTTTATTCAGTTCCGCCATTTTACTCACATGTTCTCTGTTCTTGCTGGTAGCCGTAAAAGCAGCTCTGAAGGTGTATCATCATTTCAAGCGCTATGTACAAGTCTAGCTGCACGTGTTGGTACTGGTAACCTTGCTGGTGTTGCTGTAGCAATTACTGCGGGTGGTCCTGGTGCGGTATTCTGGATGTGGTTAATTGCTGTTATTGGTATGGCGACTAGTTTTGCTGAGAGTGCATTAGCGCAATTATTTAAAACCAAAGATGCTGACGGCAACTTCCGTGGTGGTCCCGCTTACTACATGGAAAAAGGTCTAGGCCGTCGTTGGATGGGCGTTGTATTCTCTGTCTGCCTAATCGTTGCATTTGGTTTGGTATTTAACGCTGTTCAGTCTGATGCGATTGCTAATTCAATGCACAATGCATTTGGTTTTGATAAAACTATCGTTGGTATCGTATTAGTTGTATTTACAAGCGTTATCATTTTTGGTGGTCTACGTATGATCGGCGCATTTGCTGAAATCGTAGTGCCATTCATGGCGCTGGCTTATATTCTGATTGCGTTTGTTGTTGTTGCAATGAACATTTCAGAAATACCTGCTATTTTCGAACTTATCATTAAATCTGCATTCGGCTTAGAAGAAGCTGCTGGTGGCGCATTAGGTGTTGCTATGATGCAAGGTATCAAACGTGGTTTATTCTCGAATGAAGCGGGTATGGGTAGTGCGCCGAATGCGGCTGCAAGTGCGGCACCATTCCCTAATCACCCTGCATCACAAGGTTATGTTCAGATGCTAGGTGTGTTCATTGATACTATCGTTATCTGTACTGCGACTGCATCTATCATTCTACTCTCAGATCTTGGTGATACATCGGGTATTGGTGGTATCGAATTAACTCAGCATGCATTGTCATCTCATGTAGGCGGTTGGGGTAGTACCTTTGTTGCTATTGCTATTTTATTCTTTGCATTTACGTCAATTGTTGCGAACTATTCATACGCAGAAACAAGTATCTTATTTTTGAACCGAGATTCAAAAGTAATGGTATGGATCTTCCGTGCTGCTGTTTTAGGTATGGTTATGTTTGGTGCCGTTGCTAAATCAACTCTGATTTGGAACATGGCTGATGCATCAATGGGCTTGATGGCGCTCGTCAATATTATCGCCATCTTAATGTTGTCTAAGTATGTCATCATCGTTGCGAAAGATTACAACAAACAACTCGCTGAAGGTAAGACGCCTACATTTGATAGTGCTGAATACCCTGAAATTGATAAAAAGATTAACAGTGAAATTTGGAATTCTAAATTTAAAAAGTAG
- a CDS encoding DUF3545 family protein, which translates to MEGINQVSIENTKKEKKSSSKRKWREIEAIKDKLSLEKEMDGYNDPLSYYSDLIA; encoded by the coding sequence ATGGAAGGAATAAATCAAGTGTCGATAGAAAATACAAAAAAAGAAAAAAAATCGTCTTCAAAACGGAAATGGCGTGAGATTGAAGCGATAAAAGATAAGCTAAGTTTAGAAAAGGAAATGGATGGTTATAACGATCCTTTAAGTTATTACTCTGATCTTATCGCTTAA
- a CDS encoding rhodanese-like domain-containing protein, translating to MPSNTNTFSYQAEQSQKTHDFFATKLACETDCSDVYADIKADNKNYILLDVRSTEAFNKSHVITAESMPHSDINDESFAKYDEDTLFVVYCWGPGCNGASRAALKISALGFVVKEMIGGIHYWEDFERYPVNRRLTEVQR from the coding sequence ATGCCTAGCAATACAAATACATTTTCTTATCAAGCCGAGCAATCTCAAAAAACGCATGATTTTTTTGCGACCAAACTTGCTTGCGAAACTGATTGTTCAGATGTTTACGCGGACATTAAAGCTGATAATAAAAACTATATATTATTAGATGTACGTTCTACAGAAGCATTTAATAAAAGCCATGTAATAACCGCAGAAAGCATGCCTCACAGCGACATAAATGATGAGTCATTCGCAAAGTACGATGAAGATACCTTATTTGTAGTCTATTGTTGGGGGCCTGGTTGTAATGGCGCATCTAGAGCGGCTTTAAAAATTTCAGCTTTAGGGTTTGTAGTAAAAGAAATGATTGGTGGTATTCATTATTGGGAAGATTTTGAACGATACCCTGTTAATCGTCGATTGACCGAGGTTCAGAGGTAA
- a CDS encoding LysR family transcriptional regulator produces MEFYHLRSFVAVAEIGNLTQAAKRLYTTPPAISAHIKSLEEELATPLFIRSNKGMSLTDKGQLLLKKAYLTLDCALDLVNLAANNQHEIIGTFHLGINLTAKQMRLSELVKNLQENCPGISLDIHQQSTGITINDIREHRLDGGYIFGAIPDDFIGVAVMKKKITTIAPLSFDCSKIMTQADLRIHQWIMMGDYCPFDDFLKNKLGNNILSTIKTSDETSRLELVKSGLGLSFLEIEEALIAEKNKHVRIISVLDFPTTLYFVVAKNRAREPVISALMQEVRILWNLEL; encoded by the coding sequence TTGGAATTTTATCATTTACGCTCTTTTGTCGCGGTAGCTGAAATAGGCAATTTGACTCAAGCAGCAAAGCGTCTATATACGACACCACCAGCTATAAGTGCTCACATTAAATCGCTTGAGGAAGAACTAGCCACCCCTTTATTTATTCGCTCTAATAAAGGCATGTCTTTAACAGACAAAGGTCAATTATTATTAAAAAAAGCATATCTAACACTAGATTGCGCTTTAGACTTAGTGAATTTAGCTGCTAATAATCAACATGAGATAATTGGGACATTTCACTTAGGTATTAACTTAACAGCCAAGCAAATGAGACTTTCTGAATTAGTAAAAAACCTACAAGAAAACTGCCCAGGTATCAGCTTGGATATTCATCAGCAATCAACCGGCATAACGATTAATGATATTAGAGAGCATCGTTTAGATGGTGGTTATATTTTTGGTGCTATTCCCGATGACTTTATCGGCGTAGCAGTTATGAAGAAAAAGATAACTACAATCGCACCACTTTCGTTTGATTGTAGTAAAATAATGACTCAAGCGGACCTTCGTATTCACCAATGGATAATGATGGGAGACTATTGTCCTTTTGATGATTTTCTAAAAAATAAACTTGGAAATAATATCCTATCTACTATAAAAACGAGTGATGAAACCTCTCGATTAGAACTAGTAAAGAGTGGTCTAGGACTAAGTTTTCTAGAAATAGAAGAAGCTCTGATAGCAGAAAAAAACAAACACGTTCGAATAATATCTGTATTAGACTTTCCAACGACACTCTATTTTGTTGTTGCTAAAAATAGAGCTCGTGAGCCAGTCATAAGTGCATTAATGCAAGAAGTTAGGATCCTGTGGAACTTGGAACTATAA
- a CDS encoding hemerythrin domain-containing protein codes for MLSLIIKDHKQVELLLNVLTEQLAELESEQQSVNFTLMDDIVNYLRNYIELYHHPKEDLIYSYYLEHYVEDAAMPNRLASEHQSLNFLSRELSNSLNMIQLDSVMPFDELAVQLKEFVNKQRTHIQYETNVVMPLMAEKFTPDDWCHIEHLWKNGCLQEVQAMTEVNDTFNLLKLQIAQAGFTCEAEEDLCLV; via the coding sequence ATGTTATCTCTCATTATTAAAGATCATAAACAAGTAGAGCTGTTGTTAAATGTATTAACTGAGCAGTTAGCAGAACTCGAGTCTGAACAGCAAAGTGTTAATTTTACGCTGATGGATGATATCGTTAACTATTTACGTAATTATATTGAGCTATACCATCACCCAAAAGAAGATCTTATTTATTCGTATTATCTTGAGCATTATGTTGAAGATGCAGCTATGCCGAATCGATTAGCGAGTGAACATCAAAGCTTAAACTTTCTTAGTCGTGAATTATCAAACTCATTAAATATGATCCAGCTTGATTCTGTAATGCCGTTTGACGAACTTGCGGTCCAGTTAAAAGAGTTTGTGAATAAGCAGCGTACGCATATTCAATATGAAACGAATGTAGTGATGCCACTCATGGCTGAAAAATTTACCCCCGACGATTGGTGCCATATTGAACATTTGTGGAAAAATGGTTGTTTACAGGAAGTGCAAGCTATGACGGAGGTTAATGACACGTTTAACCTATTAAAATTGCAGATCGCTCAGGCTGGGTTTACTTGCGAAGCTGAAGAAGATCTTTGCTTGGTGTAA
- the ung gene encoding uracil-DNA glycosylase, translated as MKTWSEFLLHEQQQAYYLELQNFISTERAAGKTIYPKEADVFQAFSLTPLSDVKVVILGQDPYHGPEQAHGLCFSVLPGIKIPPSLRNMYKELTTDIDGFATPDHGYLVEWAQQGILMLNTVLTVEQAKAHSHAKSGWETFTDHVVELLNQQDEEIIFVLWGNHAKKKGRHIDRSRHHVLEGVHPSPLSASRGFFGCQHFSSINARLQSRHQQSINWQVSDIDSLV; from the coding sequence ATGAAAACTTGGTCAGAATTTTTGTTGCACGAACAGCAGCAAGCATATTATTTAGAGTTACAAAATTTTATCTCGACTGAAAGAGCTGCAGGGAAAACCATCTATCCTAAAGAAGCCGATGTATTTCAAGCTTTTTCATTAACCCCTTTAAGTGATGTAAAAGTGGTTATATTGGGGCAAGACCCTTACCACGGTCCTGAACAAGCACATGGATTATGTTTTTCGGTATTACCAGGTATTAAGATCCCGCCTTCACTACGTAATATGTATAAAGAACTGACAACTGATATCGACGGTTTTGCAACGCCTGATCATGGTTACCTCGTTGAGTGGGCACAACAAGGTATTTTAATGTTAAATACAGTGCTAACCGTTGAGCAAGCGAAAGCACATTCACATGCCAAATCAGGTTGGGAGACGTTTACTGATCATGTGGTTGAATTGTTAAACCAGCAAGACGAAGAGATCATTTTTGTACTATGGGGCAATCATGCTAAGAAGAAAGGTCGTCATATTGATCGCAGCCGACACCATGTTTTAGAAGGTGTACATCCATCGCCACTGTCTGCAAGTCGTGGTTTCTTTGGCTGTCAGCACTTCTCTTCTATCAATGCTCGTTTACAGTCGCGCCATCAACAATCGATCAATTGGCAAGTCAGTGACATTGATAGCTTAGTATAA
- the nfo gene encoding deoxyribonuclease IV: MTKFIGAHVSAAGGVWNAPKNAHDLGATAFALFTKNQRRWDAKALSPDDIRKFKANCKRYNFTSAQILPHDSYLINLGHPEAEALEKSRNAFYDEMHRCEQLGLTLLNFHPGSHLKKISESESLKRVAESINLALEKSTSVKAVIENTAGQGTNLGYRFEHLAEIIEQVEDKSRVGVCIDTCHTFVAGYDLRTFDACEKTFNDFSNIVGFEYLAGMHINDSKVALGTKVDRHHSLGQGFIGEDAFKFIMQDARFNGIPMVLETIDDTIWANEIAWLQQLAANK, from the coding sequence ATGACTAAATTTATTGGTGCACATGTATCTGCAGCTGGCGGTGTGTGGAATGCACCTAAAAATGCCCACGATTTAGGTGCAACTGCATTTGCTCTATTTACCAAGAATCAACGTCGTTGGGATGCAAAAGCACTGAGTCCTGATGATATTCGTAAATTTAAAGCCAATTGCAAACGATACAATTTTACCTCGGCACAAATTTTACCTCACGATTCTTACTTGATTAACCTTGGCCACCCAGAAGCTGAGGCATTAGAAAAATCGCGTAATGCCTTTTATGATGAAATGCACCGTTGCGAACAGCTAGGTTTAACTTTACTTAACTTTCATCCTGGTAGTCACTTGAAAAAAATATCGGAATCGGAAAGTTTAAAACGCGTGGCAGAATCAATTAATCTCGCCCTTGAAAAATCAACGTCTGTCAAAGCGGTCATTGAAAATACCGCAGGCCAAGGAACAAACTTAGGTTATCGTTTTGAGCACCTTGCCGAGATAATCGAACAAGTTGAAGATAAGAGTCGTGTGGGTGTTTGCATTGATACCTGCCACACCTTTGTCGCGGGATATGACTTGCGTACCTTTGACGCTTGTGAAAAAACCTTTAACGATTTTTCAAATATTGTCGGCTTTGAATACCTCGCCGGTATGCACATTAATGACAGCAAAGTAGCGCTAGGCACGAAAGTTGATCGCCATCACAGCTTAGGCCAAGGTTTTATTGGCGAAGATGCTTTTAAATTTATCATGCAGGATGCACGCTTTAATGGTATACCTATGGTATTGGAAACAATAGATGATACTATTTGGGCTAATGAAATTGCTTGGTTACAGCAGTTAGCCGCAAATAAATAA
- a CDS encoding methylenetetrahydrofolate reductase, protein MKYSIELVPRTWETLNAEVEEVSQFSQINTLNIPDLLRFDVRSWDACDHLQDKFDEVIPHLRAIDFDLRSGFPLTDFFRHSKINSVLVVEGDPPQDISHRTYRNTSCELIRIIKKELPYMKVYAAIDQYRTSMRKELDYIHDKIDAGVDGFFTQPFFDLKFLDVYMDMLQGTEVFWGMSPIHSETSKSYWENKNDVVFPSDFEATKEWNINFGRAMIKKVQAKNDNVYFMPIRANASEYLGNLLAED, encoded by the coding sequence TTGAAATACTCAATAGAGCTTGTACCCCGTACATGGGAAACTTTAAACGCTGAAGTCGAAGAAGTAAGCCAATTTAGCCAGATAAATACGCTAAATATTCCAGACTTACTTCGCTTTGATGTTCGTAGCTGGGATGCCTGCGATCATCTACAAGATAAGTTTGATGAAGTGATCCCTCACCTTCGTGCTATCGATTTTGATTTGAGAAGTGGCTTCCCATTAACCGATTTTTTCCGTCATAGTAAGATCAATTCTGTACTTGTCGTCGAAGGTGATCCACCACAGGATATTTCACATCGTACCTATCGTAATACATCATGTGAACTCATTCGTATTATCAAAAAAGAACTGCCATATATGAAAGTGTACGCTGCAATCGATCAATATCGAACCAGTATGCGTAAAGAACTCGATTATATCCACGATAAAATTGATGCTGGTGTTGACGGTTTCTTCACGCAACCATTTTTTGATTTGAAATTTCTCGATGTATACATGGATATGCTACAGGGTACGGAAGTTTTTTGGGGGATGAGTCCAATTCACAGCGAAACAAGTAAGTCCTACTGGGAAAACAAAAATGACGTGGTCTTTCCAAGCGACTTCGAAGCAACGAAAGAATGGAATATTAACTTTGGCCGAGCAATGATCAAAAAGGTGCAAGCCAAAAATGATAATGTCTATTTTATGCCGATCAGAGCAAATGCCAGCGAATACCTTGGCAACCTACTCGCCGAAGATTAA
- a CDS encoding phasin family protein, whose translation MRQNKNGTVNNDVVNNNVLIDNFVANNDINNPDIESQKEIDRDAVKITLATKMNFARQIWLAGLGAYSNSIDGLNIAGEKSSMFFEELLRQGEKVDNAFKLHSTAEHISLHGLEKLIQRTYAKLTGIESDKINQLNDKLDALLAELTDKK comes from the coding sequence ATGCGCCAGAATAAAAACGGTACTGTAAATAATGATGTTGTTAACAATAATGTATTGATTGATAACTTTGTGGCTAATAATGACATCAATAATCCAGATATTGAATCTCAAAAAGAGATTGATCGTGATGCTGTTAAAATTACGCTAGCGACAAAAATGAATTTTGCTCGACAGATTTGGTTAGCTGGGTTAGGGGCATACAGTAATAGCATTGATGGGCTCAATATAGCGGGTGAAAAATCTTCAATGTTTTTTGAAGAGCTACTACGCCAGGGTGAGAAGGTTGATAACGCATTTAAGTTACATTCCACAGCGGAGCATATTTCGCTACATGGCTTAGAAAAGCTAATCCAACGGACTTATGCAAAATTAACCGGTATTGAAAGTGATAAAATTAACCAATTAAACGATAAGTTGGATGCGTTACTGGCAGAACTCACAGATAAAAAGTAA
- a CDS encoding alpha/beta hydrolase, which translates to MTYLPCVEIEPNLSANASVIWLHGLGANGHDFAPVVPMIALPVEHQVRYVFPHAPDIKVTINNGYKMPAWYDILEMTLERKIDMSGLMISVEQVQHLIQREIDRGIDSARIIVAGFSQGGAVAYQSALTFPQPLAGLMVMSSYFATYKTIEVHKNNLTLPIHVYHGSADPVVAESLGLDAVKYLEALGYEPRYSRYPAEHTVTPQQINDISQHITQFLSIN; encoded by the coding sequence ATGACATATTTACCTTGTGTTGAAATTGAACCTAATCTATCGGCAAATGCGAGTGTTATTTGGTTACATGGACTTGGCGCTAACGGTCATGATTTTGCTCCAGTAGTCCCTATGATCGCATTACCCGTTGAACATCAAGTGCGCTATGTTTTTCCGCACGCACCAGACATTAAGGTAACCATTAATAATGGTTACAAAATGCCGGCATGGTATGACATCTTAGAAATGACACTTGAGCGGAAAATTGATATGTCAGGTCTCATGATAAGTGTGGAACAAGTACAGCATTTGATCCAACGAGAGATTGACCGAGGTATTGATAGCGCGCGTATTATTGTTGCTGGTTTTTCCCAAGGTGGTGCAGTAGCATATCAAAGTGCTCTCACATTTCCGCAGCCATTGGCTGGATTAATGGTGATGTCGAGTTACTTTGCAACGTATAAAACGATTGAGGTACACAAGAATAACCTTACATTACCGATTCATGTTTATCATGGTAGTGCTGATCCTGTTGTTGCTGAGTCTCTGGGATTAGACGCCGTAAAGTATTTAGAAGCCTTAGGTTATGAGCCTCGATATAGCCGCTACCCTGCAGAGCATACTGTTACACCACAACAAATAAATGACATATCACAACATATAACTCAGTTTTTATCGATAAATTAG
- a CDS encoding DUF3010 family protein, whose translation MKICSVELAGNEVNLCFLSLKDGMFELIECRKRKITLASSTEAYQMRQFHKEFAQLMQDYKIEHVVIKERLTKGKFSGSSTSFKAEAAIQLVNSVEVSMISQTYYKQLLQDHPIFVEFAETGLKKFQQNAFTLGCLFLNEQAANSAL comes from the coding sequence ATGAAAATTTGTAGTGTTGAACTAGCAGGCAATGAAGTAAATCTATGTTTCCTTTCTTTAAAAGATGGAATGTTTGAACTTATTGAATGCCGTAAAAGAAAAATTACCTTAGCAAGTTCAACTGAAGCGTATCAAATGCGTCAGTTTCATAAAGAATTTGCCCAACTAATGCAAGATTATAAAATTGAACACGTGGTGATCAAAGAACGTCTTACTAAAGGTAAATTTAGTGGTAGTTCTACAAGCTTTAAAGCAGAAGCAGCGATCCAACTTGTAAATAGCGTAGAAGTGAGCATGATTTCACAAACGTACTACAAGCAACTACTACAAGATCACCCGATCTTTGTAGAATTCGCTGAAACAGGCCTGAAAAAATTCCAACAGAATGCATTCACACTTGGTTGCCTATTCTTAAACGAACAAGCGGCAAATAGCGCGCTTTAA
- a CDS encoding thioesterase family protein, with the protein MDKFKQQYPIIVDDIVRWGDMDAFGHVNNTVYFRYFEQARIGYFDQIKAMEYMQVHGIGPILAATNCRFKAPLKSPDTIQIGATVSEFAEHKLIMKYAVWSNTLQRVVAEGEGVIVFVDYREHKKMPVPADIVDKIKQLQPALFTV; encoded by the coding sequence ATGGATAAATTTAAACAGCAGTATCCCATTATTGTCGATGACATTGTACGCTGGGGTGACATGGACGCCTTTGGGCACGTTAATAACACCGTGTATTTCCGTTATTTTGAACAAGCGCGGATTGGTTATTTTGATCAAATTAAGGCAATGGAATACATGCAGGTGCATGGTATCGGTCCAATTTTAGCCGCGACGAACTGTCGTTTTAAAGCACCACTAAAATCCCCTGATACTATTCAAATTGGCGCTACAGTTTCAGAATTTGCTGAACATAAACTTATCATGAAGTATGCGGTGTGGAGTAATACGTTACAACGTGTTGTTGCAGAAGGCGAAGGGGTAATTGTTTTTGTGGATTATCGTGAGCATAAGAAAATGCCCGTACCTGCAGATATCGTAGATAAAATAAAACAGTTACAACCAGCATTATTTACGGTATAG